Proteins from one Anopheles nili chromosome 2, idAnoNiliSN_F5_01, whole genome shotgun sequence genomic window:
- the LOC128720184 gene encoding breast cancer metastasis-suppressor 1-like protein: MPPVKNDGDSDGDGDMSGAESEHSGSSHGQDHDSSAEEADEPDSDDSSEMSEGECDRRRNNCQDNLTSLEKQFSILKEQLYKERLDQVDKQLQEIRSGRSQEYLSPLQRLLDNMDSRKEVAQVMKQYRVDNTKNKFDGEHQASYQHFDSEQNLAMDVICEELMEKIRRLDEDRHNVDISWADWGTNTRTAKVRGPGRKKAVTVSGPYIVYMLREEEIVEDWTSIRKALKRSTAAAT; the protein is encoded by the exons ATGCCACCAGTGAAGAACGATGGCGACAGTGACGGGGACGGCGACATGTCGGGGGCGGAATCGGAACATTCAGGATCTAGTCATGGGCAGGATCACGACTCCAGCGCGGAAGAAGCGGACGAACCCGATTCCGATGATTCTTCTGAAATGTCCGAAGGAGAATGTGACCGTCGACGCAACAATTGCCAGGATAATCTAA CGAGCCTTGAGAAACAATTCTCGATCCTAAAAGAACAACTGTATAAAGAGCGCCTGGATCAGGTCGACAAACAGCTCCAGGAAATCCGCAGTGGCCGATCGCAGGAATATCTATCCCCGCTGCAACGGCTCTTGGACAATATGGACAGCCGGAAGGAGGTAGCGCAGGTCATGAAGCAATACCGAGTGGACAACACCAAGAACAAGTTTGATGGTGAACACCAAGCATCGTACCAGCATTTTGAT AGTGAGCAAAATCTCGCCATGGATGTTATTTGCGAGGAACTGATGGAGAAAATTCGCCGGTTGGACGAAGATCGCCATAATGTAGACATATCCTGGGCGGACTGGGGCACCAATACGAGAACGGCAAAGGTACGCGGTCCGGGACGCAAGAAGGCGGTGACCGTATCAGGACCTTACATCGTGTACATGTTGCGCGAGGAAGAGATCGTAGAAGACTGGACATCGATAAGAAAAGCCCTGAAACGGTCGACGGCTGCCGCTACCTGA